From Acidobacteriota bacterium, a single genomic window includes:
- a CDS encoding tetratricopeptide repeat protein, giving the protein MRVSRIQRTVVLFVLGAAPSLLPGKALPPLPELKTTDLFPAVVRQVDEAYKTARAHPMDAAANAKLAMILDSYEQYSLAEVCYQRANFLDPQSFDWAYDLGYVLFKEGRYSQAIEALREALALRPDYVPAKLKLADSLFAAGQPEAAGKLYEDVIQQNSGSAEAWYGLGRVQAAQGDAKAAAVSLAKACELAPRYGAAQFALATAYRKIGKTEQATEHFKLYQANMTTVPPAVDPVRAAVQALDQSATAYLRRGLALADAGDLQGAIRQHLEAIKADPNEVQGYINLIQLYARVGDNDKAVEAYQKAVSINPNRADCYYNYGVLMFDLRKLPDAEQAMRKALQINPFYAEAHDSLGYLLAMQGHFNEALDEYSKAVEERPDFRLARFHTGQILVSQSKYPQAIQEFLKILSPDDASTPGYLYALGATYARAGDRQNALAYMRKARDEAAARNQEQLLTSIKRDISDLEK; this is encoded by the coding sequence ATGAGGGTGAGTCGTATCCAACGGACTGTAGTGCTTTTTGTTCTTGGCGCAGCACCTTCACTGCTTCCTGGCAAGGCTCTGCCACCTTTACCGGAGCTTAAGACCACCGACCTTTTTCCGGCCGTAGTGAGGCAGGTGGATGAAGCCTATAAAACAGCGCGCGCTCATCCGATGGACGCGGCGGCCAACGCCAAGCTGGCCATGATCCTCGATTCCTACGAACAGTATTCTCTGGCCGAAGTCTGTTACCAGCGCGCCAATTTCCTCGACCCCCAATCCTTTGACTGGGCTTATGACCTGGGCTATGTCCTCTTCAAAGAGGGTCGGTACAGCCAGGCTATTGAAGCGTTGCGGGAGGCTCTCGCGCTCCGGCCCGACTATGTACCAGCAAAATTGAAGCTGGCTGACAGCTTGTTTGCAGCCGGGCAGCCGGAAGCTGCAGGCAAGCTTTATGAGGATGTCATCCAACAGAACTCCGGCAGTGCCGAGGCGTGGTACGGACTGGGCCGGGTCCAGGCTGCTCAAGGCGATGCCAAAGCGGCCGCAGTGTCACTTGCAAAAGCCTGCGAATTGGCGCCCCGATACGGCGCGGCGCAATTCGCGCTGGCAACCGCCTACCGGAAAATCGGAAAGACTGAACAGGCAACCGAACACTTCAAGCTCTACCAAGCCAACATGACCACTGTCCCACCGGCCGTCGACCCAGTCCGCGCCGCCGTGCAGGCCCTGGACCAAAGCGCCACCGCTTACTTGCGACGGGGGCTGGCCCTGGCTGATGCGGGCGATCTTCAGGGAGCCATTCGGCAGCATCTGGAGGCGATAAAGGCCGACCCGAACGAGGTGCAGGGCTATATCAACCTGATCCAGCTCTATGCCCGCGTTGGCGATAACGACAAGGCGGTGGAAGCGTACCAGAAAGCCGTCTCGATCAACCCGAACCGCGCCGACTGTTATTACAATTACGGGGTGCTGATGTTTGATCTGCGGAAACTGCCGGACGCCGAGCAGGCAATGAGAAAGGCCCTCCAAATCAACCCCTTTTACGCGGAAGCCCACGACAGCCTGGGATACCTGCTGGCCATGCAGGGCCATTTCAATGAAGCCCTCGACGAGTACAGCAAAGCAGTTGAGGAACGTCCCGATTTTCGGCTGGCGCGTTTTCACACCGGACAGATACTTGTGAGCCAAAGCAAATATCCGCAAGCCATTCAGGAATTTCTGAAGATCCTCTCTCCAGATGATGCCAGTACTCCGGGATACCTCTATGCTCTTGGCGCCACTTATGCGCGCGCTGGGGACCGCCAGAACGCCCTCGCCTATATGCGTAAAGCACGGGATGAAGCGGCGGCACGCAATCAGGAACAATTGCTAACCAGCATCAAACGGGACATCTCCGATCTTGAAAAGTGA
- a CDS encoding RNA-binding protein: MKNLFVGNLPFTATEDELRDMFSAFGEVQQVRIMTDRDTGKSRGFAFVEIADDDAATKAITELNGKELGGRALTINEARPKPERRGGGGFGGGGGFGGKRRGGGGGGRGGSHGPHSPREPRW, encoded by the coding sequence ATGAAGAACCTATTTGTGGGTAACCTTCCCTTTACCGCCACCGAAGATGAACTCCGGGATATGTTCAGTGCGTTCGGGGAAGTTCAGCAAGTCCGGATCATGACTGACCGTGACACGGGCAAGTCTCGCGGCTTTGCGTTTGTGGAAATAGCAGATGACGATGCAGCCACAAAAGCTATTACAGAGCTTAACGGCAAAGAACTTGGCGGACGTGCGCTCACCATTAACGAAGCCAGGCCCAAGCCTGAACGCCGGGGCGGGGGCGGTTTCGGCGGTGGGGGCGGATTCGGCGGAAAACGCCGAGGGGGTGGCGGTGGTGGCCGCGGCGGGTCGCACGGGCCGCACTCTCCCCGGGAACCGCGTTGGTAA
- a CDS encoding sugar porter family MFS transporter encodes MEKASFGLGKRAYALMIAVAAALGGLLFGYDTSVISGAILFVRQQFHLTPVETEVAVSIVLAGAALGAAFAGSFGDRYGRRPVLIVNAVLFGVFAVLTGMANGLPLFLAARFVVGIAVGIASMLTPLYIAELAPPKIRGALVTLNQLAIVTGIVVAYYVDYLFSASSNWRAMFISALVPSVILLIALIFLPESPRWLVIRRREDEAFRILNRVESSQDVHRHLQELKMVTEVDRLRFRDLFGGRFRKPLIIGVGLAIFTQITGVNAIIYYTPTILQMAGFKSASSAILATVLVGGVNLMMTIVALFLLDRVGRRPLLLLGVGGMLVSLTCLGYLFGAAHVSRAAILSVVLVYLACFAIGLGPVFWLLISEIYPTTIRGQAMSVASVTVWIFDLVVSMTFLSLIGALGAKFSFWIYAAACVAAFVFAFRLVPETKGRTLEEIEASWGGKALPPLTETGSL; translated from the coding sequence ATGGAGAAAGCCTCTTTCGGATTGGGCAAACGGGCTTATGCGCTGATGATTGCGGTGGCCGCGGCACTGGGCGGGCTGCTTTTCGGGTACGACACGAGCGTGATCTCCGGCGCCATCCTGTTTGTGCGGCAACAATTCCATTTAACACCCGTCGAGACCGAAGTGGCGGTGAGCATTGTGTTGGCTGGGGCAGCGCTGGGGGCGGCTTTTGCAGGCTCTTTCGGCGACCGCTACGGGCGCAGACCTGTGCTGATTGTGAACGCCGTTCTTTTCGGCGTGTTTGCCGTGCTGACAGGCATGGCCAACGGCCTGCCGCTATTTCTGGCGGCACGATTTGTGGTTGGGATTGCCGTAGGCATCGCGTCGATGCTGACGCCCCTGTATATCGCGGAATTGGCTCCGCCCAAAATCCGCGGCGCACTCGTCACTCTGAATCAACTGGCCATCGTTACCGGGATTGTGGTTGCATATTACGTCGATTATCTGTTCTCCGCTTCATCCAACTGGCGGGCCATGTTTATCAGTGCCCTAGTCCCTTCCGTAATTCTGCTCATTGCTCTGATCTTTCTTCCCGAGAGCCCGCGCTGGTTGGTGATAAGACGGAGAGAGGATGAGGCGTTCAGAATTCTTAATCGGGTTGAAAGCAGTCAGGACGTCCACCGTCATCTCCAAGAACTTAAAATGGTGACCGAAGTAGACAGGCTGCGCTTCCGGGACCTTTTCGGCGGCCGGTTCAGAAAGCCGCTGATCATTGGCGTGGGGCTTGCCATCTTTACACAGATTACCGGGGTCAATGCCATCATCTATTACACGCCCACCATCCTGCAGATGGCGGGTTTTAAGAGCGCGTCGAGTGCAATCCTGGCCACAGTGCTGGTGGGCGGAGTCAACCTGATGATGACCATCGTAGCGCTTTTCCTTCTGGACCGCGTGGGCCGCAGGCCGTTGTTGCTGCTCGGAGTTGGGGGCATGCTGGTCAGCTTGACCTGCCTGGGTTACCTGTTCGGCGCCGCGCACGTTTCGCGAGCCGCGATCCTGTCGGTTGTGCTGGTTTACCTTGCCTGCTTTGCCATTGGGCTCGGTCCGGTGTTTTGGCTGCTCATTTCAGAGATCTACCCCACCACAATCCGCGGCCAGGCCATGTCCGTAGCCTCTGTCACCGTCTGGATCTTCGACCTGGTGGTGAGTATGACCTTCCTGAGCCTGATTGGCGCCTTGGGAGCTAAGTTCTCGTTTTGGATCTATGCCGCCGCCTGTGTCGCCGCTTTCGTGTTTGCGTTCAGGCTGGTTCCCGAAACCAAGGGGCGCACGCTCGAAGAGATTGAGGCTTCGTGGGGCGGAAAGGCCCTTCCGCCATTGACTGAGACGGGAAGCCTGTAA
- a CDS encoding CRTAC1 family protein, with translation MTRRDLLLAGLAACAWHRNARAALPLPSARRPIFRDVAPETGLNFHHFSGAAGDLLMPEILGAGLALIDYDNDGDLDIYLLQGTMLQPDKKPLAPPPPGWKPGNRLFRNMLSETGKLQFVDVTEKAGVGNIGYAMGVAVGDYDNDGYQDIYVTNFGPNVLYHNNGDGTFTDVTEEAGVGDPRWSTSAAWVDYNGDGLLDLLVCDYVDFTVRGHKKCYSPSGQPDYCSPIAYHAIPSRLFRNLGNGKFEDVTQASGIGSSYGPGLGVICMDFNGDGLIDIYVANDTAANLLWLNQGNGTFKESGLDLGVALSADGLPKAGMGITADDIDNDGRLEVLITNLNREGVTLFRSDGKGMYDDDTAQFRLAQSTFGYTGYGVGFIDYDNDGLMDLFIANGAMTIIDSMQSNPNPYAQKNQLFHNEGPGNGFREITDGAEPFLQLIEVSRGAAFGDIDNDGNIDIVITNDDGPARLFLNQGRSVNHWLIVRLEAPKLNRFGMGARVGVFRRDMPALWRHAHTDGSMLSASDVRVHFGLGKSPRIEAIVVNWLDGKKEKWENVRADRIITLHQGTGHVL, from the coding sequence TTGACTCGACGCGACCTTTTACTGGCCGGTCTTGCTGCCTGCGCATGGCATCGTAACGCCCGCGCAGCCTTGCCCTTACCATCGGCGCGCCGGCCCATTTTCCGCGATGTGGCTCCGGAGACTGGCCTCAACTTCCACCACTTCAGCGGCGCCGCCGGCGATCTGTTGATGCCGGAAATCCTTGGGGCCGGCCTGGCATTGATCGATTATGACAATGATGGCGACCTGGACATTTACCTGCTCCAGGGAACCATGCTCCAACCTGATAAGAAACCCTTGGCACCCCCTCCACCAGGCTGGAAGCCAGGGAACCGCCTGTTTCGAAATATGCTCTCTGAAACCGGCAAGCTGCAGTTTGTGGATGTCACGGAAAAGGCTGGCGTGGGAAACATCGGCTACGCCATGGGAGTCGCCGTCGGAGATTATGACAACGACGGTTATCAGGACATTTATGTCACTAACTTCGGCCCTAACGTTCTCTACCACAATAACGGTGATGGAACTTTTACAGACGTCACCGAGGAAGCCGGCGTGGGAGACCCTCGCTGGAGCACCAGTGCCGCCTGGGTTGATTACAATGGGGACGGCTTGCTTGACCTCTTGGTGTGCGATTATGTGGACTTTACGGTGCGGGGCCACAAGAAATGTTATTCACCTTCCGGCCAGCCCGATTATTGTTCACCGATTGCATATCACGCCATTCCGTCGCGCTTGTTCCGCAATCTCGGCAACGGAAAATTTGAAGATGTCACCCAGGCCTCCGGCATTGGGTCCTCTTATGGACCGGGACTCGGTGTTATTTGCATGGACTTCAACGGCGACGGGTTGATCGATATCTATGTGGCAAACGATACGGCTGCGAACCTCCTCTGGCTCAACCAGGGCAATGGCACATTCAAAGAATCCGGTCTTGATTTGGGAGTTGCCCTCAGCGCAGATGGCCTGCCGAAGGCCGGCATGGGAATCACCGCAGATGACATTGACAATGACGGCCGCCTGGAGGTCCTGATCACCAATCTGAACCGGGAAGGGGTCACCCTGTTCCGGAGCGACGGAAAGGGAATGTACGACGATGATACCGCCCAATTCCGCCTGGCACAATCTACCTTCGGTTACACCGGTTACGGCGTCGGTTTTATTGATTACGACAACGACGGCCTGATGGATCTCTTCATCGCAAATGGAGCCATGACCATCATCGACTCCATGCAAAGCAACCCCAACCCTTACGCCCAGAAGAACCAACTGTTTCACAATGAAGGACCGGGCAATGGGTTTCGCGAAATCACTGATGGCGCCGAACCTTTCCTGCAGTTGATTGAAGTGAGCCGCGGCGCAGCCTTCGGCGACATCGACAACGACGGCAACATCGATATCGTTATTACCAACGATGACGGCCCTGCCCGGCTCTTCCTGAACCAAGGCCGCTCGGTAAACCACTGGCTGATAGTAAGACTGGAAGCTCCGAAGCTTAACCGCTTTGGCATGGGCGCCAGGGTTGGCGTATTCCGTCGCGATATGCCTGCCCTCTGGCGTCACGCCCACACTGACGGCAGCATGTTGAGCGCCAGCGACGTTCGGGTGCACTTCGGGCTTGGGAAGAGTCCTAGGATTGAAGCAATTGTGGTCAACTGGCTGGATGGGAAAAAGGAAAAGTGGGAAAACGTCCGGGCCGACCGCATCATCACGCTACATCAGGGGACTGGACACGTCCTCTAG
- a CDS encoding aminopeptidase, whose product MISTTALVEGQFANIPEFKEKLNRLAEVAVHVGLGLGPGQQLVMTAMLDAVPLVRLITEHAYKAGATLVTTLLGDEESTLLRYRYAPDASFDVAASWLYEGMAQAYRGGAARLAIAGGNPALLSGEDPDKVSRANRATSKAYRPAMELITRHDINWTIVSCATPAWAAAVFPTLPKEEAIRRLWDAIFAASRADRPDPVAAWKAHDAKLHVWADRMNRSRYAALRFRGPGTDLKVGLADDHLWLGGGTVAGNGRYCIPNMPTEEVFTTPHKDRVEGHVTSTKPLSHQGTMIEGITVQFEAGRITEARAARGEQVLQRMIETDDGARRLGEVSLVPHSSPIASSGLLFSNTLYDENAACHIALGQAYSNCVKNGDKLSPEELAARGANDSLIHVDWMIGSNKIDVDGLTAQGNAEPVMRQGEWV is encoded by the coding sequence ATGATATCTACGACCGCATTAGTTGAAGGGCAGTTTGCCAACATCCCAGAATTTAAAGAGAAACTCAACCGTTTAGCCGAAGTTGCAGTCCATGTTGGATTGGGGCTAGGGCCCGGCCAGCAGTTGGTGATGACAGCCATGTTGGATGCCGTTCCTCTGGTGCGCCTTATCACGGAACACGCCTATAAAGCAGGCGCCACGCTCGTAACCACGCTGCTGGGAGATGAAGAGTCTACGTTGCTTCGCTATCGGTATGCTCCCGACGCTAGCTTTGACGTGGCAGCTTCCTGGCTCTATGAAGGGATGGCCCAGGCTTACCGCGGCGGCGCAGCGAGGCTGGCCATTGCCGGCGGCAACCCTGCGCTGCTGTCAGGGGAGGATCCGGACAAAGTAAGTCGTGCTAATCGTGCGACTTCCAAGGCCTATCGGCCGGCGATGGAATTAATCACCAGGCACGATATCAACTGGACGATTGTTTCGTGTGCTACTCCAGCATGGGCGGCGGCAGTATTTCCCACTCTTCCGAAGGAAGAGGCAATTCGTCGGCTGTGGGATGCTATTTTTGCGGCTTCGCGTGCCGACCGGCCCGATCCAGTGGCTGCCTGGAAAGCTCATGACGCCAAATTGCATGTATGGGCCGACCGCATGAACCGTAGCCGCTATGCAGCGCTGCGCTTTAGAGGACCCGGCACAGACCTGAAGGTAGGTCTTGCCGATGACCATCTATGGCTCGGTGGGGGTACGGTTGCGGGAAATGGCCGCTACTGCATTCCCAACATGCCGACCGAAGAGGTGTTTACAACTCCCCACAAAGACCGTGTGGAAGGGCACGTGACCAGCACCAAACCGCTCTCGCACCAGGGCACGATGATTGAGGGGATCACGGTGCAGTTCGAGGCCGGCCGCATTACCGAAGCTCGCGCGGCACGCGGCGAACAGGTTCTGCAGCGAATGATTGAGACCGATGACGGCGCAAGACGCCTGGGAGAAGTGTCCCTGGTGCCGCACTCCTCACCCATTGCGTCCAGCGGATTGCTCTTCAGCAATACGCTTTACGATGAGAACGCTGCTTGCCATATCGCACTGGGACAGGCCTACAGCAACTGTGTGAAGAACGGCGACAAGTTAAGCCCGGAAGAGTTGGCCGCACGCGGAGCAAATGACAGCCTCATCCACGTGGACTGGATGATTGGATCGAACAAGATTGATGTGGACGGTCTCACCGCGCAGGGCAACGCCGAACCCGTGATGCGCCAGGGCGAGTGGGTTTAG
- a CDS encoding glycosyl hydrolase family 39, which yields MEKSNFQTMLAMGSLLLALLCTYQQFLPGQSNLGARAENITIDTQAPSHPFPHYWEQMFGSGRASLSLRESYRHDLKAVKAVTEFRYVRFHGIFDRDVGVYNENKQGQAEYNFTYVDQIYDGLLASGIRPFVELSFMPQALASTSQQQEFFYHPYITPPKDWNRWGDLIGSFAQHLVARYGIDEVSQWYFEVWNEPNIGFWAGEPKQAKYFHLYDVAARSLKSVSVRIRVGGPATAQAAWVSAFVAHCAKEKVPVDFVSTHVYGDDTAENVFGTSQKITRRDMVAMAVKKVHDEVASSPMPYLPIIFSEYNATYMNIRDITDSAFMGPWLAETISRCDGLVHLLSYWAFSDVFEEQGVAKTPFYGGYGLVATGHISKAAYNDFALLHRLGTERLSEKPGPLIVTRRGDGTLAVALWNYAPPGHGGVARVYDLSFEGLRGAHHAIVWTVDQHHGSPLAAWEAMGGPQFPAPSQQQILRQAGQLFPPIIESMAADHPSLSITLEPHGLSLIEITQ from the coding sequence ATGGAAAAGTCCAATTTTCAAACAATGCTGGCTATGGGTTCCTTACTTCTTGCACTCCTTTGCACTTATCAACAATTTTTGCCCGGCCAGTCGAATTTGGGTGCGCGGGCTGAAAACATAACTATTGACACCCAGGCGCCTTCGCATCCCTTCCCACACTATTGGGAACAGATGTTTGGTTCAGGACGCGCAAGCCTTTCTCTACGCGAGAGTTACCGTCATGATCTGAAGGCAGTGAAGGCGGTTACAGAATTTCGATATGTACGATTCCATGGTATTTTCGATCGCGATGTGGGCGTCTACAATGAGAACAAGCAAGGACAAGCAGAATACAATTTCACCTATGTCGACCAGATTTACGACGGCCTGCTGGCCAGTGGAATTCGGCCCTTCGTCGAACTCAGCTTTATGCCTCAAGCCCTGGCATCAACATCTCAGCAACAAGAATTTTTTTACCACCCCTATATCACGCCTCCGAAGGATTGGAACCGGTGGGGCGATTTGATCGGTTCCTTCGCGCAACATCTTGTGGCGCGTTACGGCATCGATGAGGTTTCACAATGGTATTTCGAAGTCTGGAACGAACCGAATATCGGGTTCTGGGCAGGCGAACCGAAACAGGCGAAGTACTTTCATCTTTATGATGTTGCCGCCCGGTCGCTCAAGAGCGTCAGTGTGCGGATTCGCGTTGGCGGGCCGGCAACAGCGCAGGCTGCATGGGTCAGCGCATTCGTTGCTCACTGTGCCAAAGAAAAGGTCCCCGTTGATTTCGTCTCAACCCACGTATATGGCGATGACACTGCGGAAAACGTTTTTGGAACTTCCCAAAAAATCACAAGGCGCGACATGGTGGCGATGGCCGTCAAAAAGGTCCATGATGAAGTTGCCTCCTCGCCAATGCCCTATCTCCCCATTATTTTCAGCGAGTACAACGCTACCTATATGAACATCCGCGACATTACCGATTCGGCCTTTATGGGACCATGGCTGGCAGAAACCATCAGCCGCTGTGACGGGCTGGTTCATTTGCTCTCATACTGGGCTTTTTCCGATGTCTTTGAAGAACAGGGGGTTGCAAAGACGCCTTTTTATGGCGGTTATGGCCTTGTGGCCACGGGCCACATCTCGAAGGCGGCTTATAATGATTTCGCTCTGCTGCACCGCCTCGGCACAGAACGGCTCTCGGAAAAACCCGGCCCACTCATCGTCACCCGCCGCGGCGATGGAACGCTTGCCGTCGCATTGTGGAATTATGCTCCGCCCGGGCATGGTGGGGTAGCCCGAGTTTATGACCTTTCATTCGAAGGCCTCCGCGGCGCACACCATGCAATCGTTTGGACAGTTGACCAGCATCATGGATCGCCTCTTGCTGCGTGGGAAGCGATGGGAGGGCCCCAATTCCCTGCTCCGTCCCAGCAGCAAATTCTCCGACAGGCCGGCCAACTGTTTCCGCCCATTATTGAATCTATGGCGGCAGACCATCCATCTCTGTCAATAACTCTTGAGCCACACGGGCTTTCACTGATCGAAATTACGCAATAA
- a CDS encoding LacI family transcriptional regulator — translation MNAEGAEATLWRYDKLNMNPLYNAATIRDVAREAGVGIGTVSRVLNGGNKVRLETRERVALAIRQLGFRPNAQARRIQRGRAEVVCFLLSNRMFLNSFHARILQGVEDCSRELKQHVLFAGVNYDSTTVPWQINLPSILEERGLFDGLILSGTNHPNFLTRIQKMRIPFVVFGNNLVDFEGEKYFDQVGYDGFRGELEAVESVIGLGHRDLMFVGDVSYPWVRVRFDAFMKACRDHTVAPQCITTARAPNFVDYGEWAGGRVLDQVHRPTAVVAVNDEVAFGLWRSFRRRGVRVPADISLIGFDDREEALLMDPPLTTVRVRKEEIGQICLRTLLERLRCSERAFVEKTLPTELVVRGTVKKL, via the coding sequence ATGAATGCGGAGGGCGCTGAAGCGACATTATGGAGATATGACAAGTTGAATATGAATCCTCTCTACAATGCAGCCACGATTCGTGATGTTGCCCGGGAGGCCGGCGTAGGGATTGGAACCGTTTCACGGGTCCTGAACGGCGGGAACAAAGTCAGGCTGGAAACACGGGAGCGCGTGGCACTTGCTATCCGCCAGCTGGGCTTTCGCCCAAACGCCCAGGCAAGGCGGATCCAACGGGGGCGCGCTGAGGTCGTGTGCTTTCTGCTTAGCAATCGGATGTTTCTGAATTCCTTCCACGCTCGAATCTTGCAGGGCGTAGAGGACTGTTCGCGAGAGTTAAAGCAGCACGTGCTGTTCGCGGGTGTCAATTACGACTCGACGACTGTACCGTGGCAGATAAATCTACCCTCTATCTTGGAGGAGCGAGGGTTGTTCGATGGCCTGATTCTTTCAGGAACGAACCATCCCAATTTCCTGACGCGAATCCAGAAAATGCGGATTCCTTTTGTTGTGTTCGGAAATAACCTGGTGGATTTTGAAGGGGAAAAATATTTTGATCAGGTTGGCTACGACGGATTCAGGGGCGAGTTGGAGGCGGTGGAAAGCGTGATCGGGCTTGGGCACCGCGACCTCATGTTTGTCGGGGACGTCAGCTACCCGTGGGTAAGGGTTCGCTTTGACGCATTTATGAAAGCCTGCCGTGATCACACGGTGGCTCCTCAATGCATTACGACAGCTCGGGCTCCTAACTTTGTGGATTATGGGGAGTGGGCGGGAGGGCGTGTGCTGGACCAGGTCCATCGCCCAACCGCCGTGGTTGCGGTTAACGATGAGGTTGCCTTCGGGCTATGGCGGTCATTTCGCCGCAGAGGTGTTCGTGTTCCTGCCGACATTAGCCTGATTGGGTTTGACGACCGTGAGGAAGCATTATTGATGGACCCGCCACTCACAACTGTCCGTGTTAGGAAGGAAGAGATTGGGCAGATTTGCCTGAGAACGCTGCTCGAGAGGCTTCGTTGCTCGGAGAGGGCTTTTGTTGAAAAAACGCTCCCCACGGAACTAGTGGTGCGCGGCACGGTCAAAAAGTTGTAG